A stretch of Thermococcus bergensis DNA encodes these proteins:
- a CDS encoding YchF/TatD family DNA exonuclease: protein MIDAHAHVEMFKKEIPAIVEESQKHLDAIVDSITEYRKFHVWKSWELLKPYFGFIFPTLGFAPNEARRGNWEKVRRVEGFIMEHGDEIVAVGEIGLDYYYAETEEERKNQREIFSHFLELATELGKPVVLHARDAEREVYEAVQRRGLHGYFHSYTGDVETAKEIAENGHFIGISTGVAFIPEVRKVVEALDVENILVETDAPYMSPFKGERNKPYYVKFAIEEIAKIKDMSVEEVERITHKNAVRFFKLNLR, encoded by the coding sequence ATGATAGACGCTCATGCTCATGTGGAGATGTTCAAGAAGGAAATCCCTGCAATCGTTGAAGAAAGCCAAAAACATCTTGATGCAATAGTGGATTCCATAACCGAGTACCGGAAATTCCATGTATGGAAAAGCTGGGAGCTCCTAAAGCCGTATTTTGGCTTCATATTCCCAACTCTGGGCTTTGCCCCAAACGAAGCGAGAAGGGGCAACTGGGAGAAGGTCAGGAGGGTTGAGGGGTTTATAATGGAGCATGGGGATGAAATCGTTGCCGTTGGTGAGATTGGGCTTGACTACTACTATGCCGAAACAGAAGAAGAGCGAAAGAACCAGCGTGAAATATTCAGCCATTTCCTTGAGCTTGCTACCGAGCTTGGCAAACCGGTTGTTCTTCACGCGAGGGATGCTGAAAGAGAAGTTTATGAGGCAGTCCAGAGGAGAGGTCTCCATGGCTACTTCCACTCCTATACCGGAGATGTTGAAACAGCTAAAGAGATCGCTGAGAACGGGCATTTCATAGGTATAAGCACCGGAGTGGCTTTCATTCCTGAAGTGAGGAAAGTTGTAGAGGCTTTGGACGTTGAGAACATTCTCGTTGAGACCGATGCTCCATATATGAGTCCTTTCAAGGGCGAAAGAAATAAGCCGTATTATGTGAAGTTCGCCATTGAGGAAATAGCTAAAATAAAGGACATGTCGGTTGAGGAGGTAGAGAGAATAACTCATAAAAACGCTGTTAGGTTCTTTAAGCTGAATCTGAGGTGA
- a CDS encoding DUF3216 domain-containing protein — MEEVEKVKALCRELGEEHLVRAVDSFVSLQKELSSKKGEDFINIAILGFIEGILVSLSRKYEDEKISGILEEVKAKRAELEEKFKKPRVPLFENP; from the coding sequence ATGGAGGAAGTTGAGAAGGTTAAGGCGTTATGCAGGGAGCTCGGAGAGGAACATCTTGTTAGGGCAGTGGATTCATTTGTATCCCTTCAGAAGGAGCTCTCAAGCAAAAAAGGGGAAGACTTCATAAACATCGCCATACTGGGATTTATTGAGGGGATTCTCGTAAGTCTCTCAAGAAAGTACGAAGACGAAAAGATAAGTGGGATTTTGGAGGAAGTTAAGGCAAAACGGGCGGAGCTGGAAGAGAAATTTAAGAAGCCAAGAGTTCCACTCTTTGAAAATCCCTAA
- a CDS encoding dihydropteroate synthase-like protein, with translation MKILLVTGILAEPLVRKYGKGCDVVVCPVSVAAFLTPKMIVNCLKKAHIKDYDLILIPGLVRGSAQEIEDALGIPTFKGPRNAYDLPQVLQALKNGFKLSKEIPADDLFEIDALKKVEDIKNKAKNKKYIEKALKRPYNFLIGNLPVGLDFPQRIIAEIVDAPKLSFEELFNKAVYYIKSGADIVDIGMVSGEENLDFIESIPELREALKNSGYTVPISFDSLNPRELEKALDFADLFLSVDESNLEDMVTEKPVVLIPTNQKKGYFPTNPRERVEFLEQLKEKALSLGYKRVIPDLILEHVPHLARSISAFQLYREKHKEDVLLAGVGNVVEMIDADSVGINALLAGVAKELNISLLLTTEVSTKCRGSVKELKRALDMMIFEVPKDLGFDLLLLKEKRSKGVTYTVKSPIVNAEEKGVKLEDIYFRIFLKDNKIWVIAHKGTKQLLTVVGEEPNAIIDTILEHFEISPRHAFYLGRELEKAKTALKLRRSYLQEDELFKDFY, from the coding sequence ATGAAAATCTTACTCGTCACGGGAATCCTCGCAGAGCCTCTGGTTAGGAAGTATGGAAAAGGGTGCGATGTGGTTGTATGTCCGGTTAGTGTGGCTGCTTTTCTAACGCCGAAAATGATTGTAAACTGCTTAAAAAAAGCCCACATAAAGGATTACGACCTGATACTAATTCCCGGGCTTGTGAGAGGTTCTGCTCAGGAGATTGAAGATGCCCTAGGAATTCCCACGTTTAAAGGTCCAAGAAATGCCTATGACTTACCTCAAGTCCTTCAAGCACTCAAAAATGGGTTCAAGTTGAGCAAAGAAATTCCCGCTGATGACCTATTTGAGATAGATGCCCTCAAGAAAGTCGAGGACATTAAAAACAAGGCAAAAAACAAAAAATACATTGAAAAAGCCCTCAAGAGGCCTTATAACTTCCTTATAGGAAATCTGCCCGTCGGACTTGACTTTCCGCAGAGAATAATAGCCGAGATTGTAGATGCCCCAAAGCTCAGCTTTGAAGAGCTTTTCAATAAGGCTGTCTACTATATTAAGAGCGGAGCCGATATAGTTGATATAGGAATGGTCAGCGGAGAAGAAAACCTCGACTTCATCGAGAGCATTCCAGAGCTTAGAGAAGCCCTAAAAAACTCCGGTTATACGGTTCCGATAAGCTTCGATTCCCTAAACCCAAGAGAACTTGAAAAAGCCCTCGACTTCGCGGACTTATTTTTAAGCGTTGATGAAAGCAACCTAGAAGATATGGTGACTGAAAAGCCCGTCGTTTTGATCCCGACAAATCAGAAAAAAGGCTATTTCCCAACCAATCCCCGAGAGAGAGTTGAATTCTTAGAGCAGCTCAAAGAAAAAGCGCTTTCCCTAGGGTATAAGAGGGTTATTCCGGATTTGATTCTTGAGCATGTTCCTCACTTAGCCCGCTCCATCTCAGCCTTCCAGCTCTACAGAGAAAAGCACAAGGAAGATGTTCTCTTAGCTGGGGTCGGAAACGTTGTGGAGATGATAGACGCAGACAGCGTAGGGATTAACGCCCTACTAGCCGGAGTTGCGAAAGAACTGAACATCTCACTCCTCCTCACTACGGAAGTCAGCACGAAGTGCAGGGGGAGTGTCAAGGAGCTGAAGAGAGCTCTGGACATGATGATCTTTGAGGTTCCCAAAGACCTTGGCTTTGACCTATTACTCTTAAAGGAAAAAAGAAGCAAGGGAGTTACCTATACCGTGAAATCCCCAATCGTAAATGCCGAGGAAAAAGGCGTGAAGCTTGAGGATATCTACTTCAGGATTTTCCTCAAGGACAATAAGATATGGGTGATAGCACACAAGGGCACTAAACAGCTCCTAACAGTGGTTGGAGAAGAACCAAACGCAATAATTGACACAATCTTAGAACATTTCGAAATTTCACCCAGACACGCTTTTTACCTTGGGAGGGAGCTTGAGAAGGCAAAAACTGCACTCAAACTAAGGCGAAGCTACCTGCAAGAGGACGAGCTCTTCAAGGATTTCTACTGA